TATGGATATCCATCAGTATTTAATGCCGATACTGTTGTTGAAGAAATGGTTAGAATGGGTAAATCTATTGAAGATGCCCGTACAGGTGGAGTGAGTGGCTGCGTTGAAACAGGTTGTTTTGGAAAAGAGGCCTATGTACTAACGGGTTATTTAAATATACCTAAGGTGTTAGAACTAACTTTAAACAATGGTTATGACCCCCAATCAAAAAAACAACTAGGAATTAAAACTGGAGAATTAAGTAGCTTTAAAAGCTATGCTGAGTTTTTCGAGGCATTTAAAAAACAATTACATCATATAGTTGAAATAAAAGTTCGTGGAAATCAGTATATTGAGCAAATGTTTGCTACTCTTTATCCTGCTACTTTTATGTCTGTAATTATGGATGACTGTATAAAAAAAGGAAAAGACTACAATGATGGTGGTCCAAGATACAATACAACCTTTATTCAAGGTGTGGGCATTGGTTCAATTACCGATAGTTTATCTGCCATTAAGACTCATGTCTTTGATAACAAAACTATTGATTTACCCAAGCTAACAGCTTTATTACACAACAACTTTGCAAACAATGAGCCAATAAGGCAAATGCTCTTAAATCGAACCCCTAAATATGGTAACGACAACGCATATGCCGATGATATAATGAGAGATGTTTTTGAGGCTTTTTATCAAGAGGTTGAGGGTAGGTTAAACACTAAAGGTGGAGAGTACCATATAGACATGTTGCCAACAACTTGTCATATATATTTTGGTTCAGTAATAGGTGCCTTGCCAGATGGTAGATTAGCCGGGAAACCACTGTCTGAAGGTATTTCACCAGTACAAGGAGCAGATAGAAATGGACCAACAGCTGTGATAAAATCTGCAGGAAAAATGGATCATGTACGAACTGGTGGAACCTTGCTAAATATGAGCCTTATGCCAGCTATCGTTAAAGATGAAGAGGGCATTAATAAACTAACAAAGCTAATACGTTCGTATTTTAGAATGGGTGCTCATCATATTCAATTTAATGTTGTTGACAAAGAAATACTCATCGAAGCTCAAAAACACCCTGAGCAATACAGAGATTTACTAGTTAGGGTAGCAGGTTATAGCGATTATTTTGTAGATTTAGGAACAGATTTGCAGAATGAAATAATAACAAGAACTTCTATTAATCATATATAGATATACCTAAAAAGCACACAGAAAAATCTGAGTGCTTTTTTTAATGAATAAAAAAATATAAAAGAAAATATTTATATTATAGAAATAATTAACTGCTATGCATAGCCCTTAAAATAAATAAGCAAAACAAAGAATAGCTTATAATAATAAACATTTTAGATAATTATATTGTACAGACTTAATTCGACATAAATTATATCATATATAATCTATTCTTATAATAGTGAACATTGTCCATCTTCAACCAATTAACTAGTTATAATGACCAATTATTAAATAATTTACACAAAATTAAATATGTGTGTTAGTATAAACTTAATATCAGACGGAAAAGTAAAACTACTTTAATTGAGCTAAATTTTAATTAGCTGTATTGCCACTATTATTAAAGTAGTAAAGGTAAATTTACATTTATTGTAAAAAGATTTCTTGTTGATCTAGCTCCTACAAGAAATCATTTATCTTACCTTTTCCGTCTGTATTGTATTATATACGAATAATAAATTATATATATTAAATATTGTTCGATTTTATTGACTTTTTTTTCTCTTCTGATATAATTACGGCAATGTTGACATAGGGGTGAATAAAATGAGTGCAGAACTAGTATTAATATATGATTTTGGCGGACAAACAGCAAAGTTAATTGCCCGTAGAGTGAGAGAGCAACACGTTTATTGTGAAATAGTTCCTTACTTTATTACCTTAAATGAAATTAAAGCAAAAAACCCTAAAGCAATCATATTCTCAGGTGGTCCAAACAGCATTTATGCTGAGAGTGCTCCAAGAATTGATATGGCTGTATTTGAATTAGGAATACCTGTATTAGGTATTTGTTATGGTATGCAGTTAATGACTCATGAGTTTGGCGGAGAGGTAGCTCGCTCAAGTAAAAGAGAGTATGGTATGGCTGCCTTACAAATAGATAAAAAAGACGTATTATTCGAAGATATTAATAATGGCAATATGTCATGGATGAGTCATGGTGATAGCATTAAAAAATTGGGTAATGGTTTTGAATGTATTGCACATACAGGTAATACCCCATTTGCAGTTATGAAACATCTAAATAAACCTTTTTATGGAGTGCAATTTCATCCCGAGGTACAGCATACTGAGCAAGGTAGTCAGTTTATAGCTAACTTTTTATTTAATGTAGCTAACCTAAAAGGTGATTGGCGAATGGATAGCTTTATTGACACTCAAGTGCAAAAAATAAGAGAAAAAGTTGGCGACAAAAAGGTTGTGTGTGCTTTAAGTGGTGGAGTTGATTCTTCTGTTGCTGCTGTATTAGTGCATAAAGCCATTGGTAATCAATTAACATGTGTTTTTGTTAATCACGGTTTACTAAGAAAAAATGAAGCAGAGCAGGTCATTGATACCTTCGATAAAAATTTAGGTTTAAAACTTGTATATGCCAATGAAGTAGATAGATTTTTAAACAAGCTTGCAGGAGTAATAGATCCCGAGCGCAAACGTAAAATTATTGGTGAAGAGTTTATAAGAGTATTCGAAGATGAATCTAAAAAGCTAGGTGAAATAGACTTTTTAGTTCAGGGTACCATATATCCAGATGTAATAGAAAGTGGTACAGCAACAGCTGCTAAAATTAAATCTCATCATAATGTAGGTGGATTACCAGAAGACCTCCAGTTTGATTTAATAGAACCACTTCGGGAGCTGTTTAAAGACGAAGTTCGTGAGGTAGGAAGAGAACTAGGTATACCAGAGGCAATAGTTGGTAGACAACCCTTCCCCGGACCAGGCCTAGCTATAAGAATAATGGGTGACATAACCAAAGAAAAAATAACAGTACTCCAAAATGCTGATGCCATCTTTAGAGAAGTTATTAGAGAAGAAGGCCTTTATGATGAAATATGGCAAGCTTTTGCCGTATTACCAGGTGTAAGAACAGTAGGGGTAATGGGTGATGAACGAACCTATGCTCACCTTGTAGCATTAAGAGCCGTAGCCTCAACAGATGCCATGACAGCCGACTGGGCCAGAATCCCCTACGATGTATTAGCAAAAATCTCAAGCAGAATAGTAAATGAAGTAGAGGGTGTTAATCGGGTTTGTTATGATATAACCAGTAAGCCACCTGCCACAATAGAATGGGAGTAATGCTTCCAAAAATGAACGCTCTCGGCGTTACCATAAAAACTACTGACTTC
This Clostridium sp. 'deep sea' DNA region includes the following protein-coding sequences:
- the guaA gene encoding glutamine-hydrolyzing GMP synthase, translated to MSAELVLIYDFGGQTAKLIARRVREQHVYCEIVPYFITLNEIKAKNPKAIIFSGGPNSIYAESAPRIDMAVFELGIPVLGICYGMQLMTHEFGGEVARSSKREYGMAALQIDKKDVLFEDINNGNMSWMSHGDSIKKLGNGFECIAHTGNTPFAVMKHLNKPFYGVQFHPEVQHTEQGSQFIANFLFNVANLKGDWRMDSFIDTQVQKIREKVGDKKVVCALSGGVDSSVAAVLVHKAIGNQLTCVFVNHGLLRKNEAEQVIDTFDKNLGLKLVYANEVDRFLNKLAGVIDPERKRKIIGEEFIRVFEDESKKLGEIDFLVQGTIYPDVIESGTATAAKIKSHHNVGGLPEDLQFDLIEPLRELFKDEVREVGRELGIPEAIVGRQPFPGPGLAIRIMGDITKEKITVLQNADAIFREVIREEGLYDEIWQAFAVLPGVRTVGVMGDERTYAHLVALRAVASTDAMTADWARIPYDVLAKISSRIVNEVEGVNRVCYDITSKPPATIEWE